The following are encoded together in the Mumia sp. Pv4-285 genome:
- the rplR gene encoding 50S ribosomal protein L18: protein MAIALKHRKHEAARTAGRRRRQVRGRKRVAGTQDRPRLVITRSSRHIVAQVVNDLEGRTLASASSMEAELRSLDGDKTAKARRVGELIADRAKVAGVESVVFDRAGNKYQGRVAALAEGAREGGLAF from the coding sequence ATGGCAATCGCACTCAAGCACCGCAAGCACGAGGCTGCGCGCACCGCAGGCCGTCGTCGCCGCCAGGTGCGCGGTCGCAAGCGGGTCGCGGGGACGCAGGATCGTCCCCGTCTCGTGATCACGCGTTCCAGCCGCCACATCGTCGCTCAGGTCGTCAACGACCTGGAGGGCCGTACGCTTGCGTCGGCGTCGTCGATGGAGGCCGAGCTGCGTTCGCTGGACGGCGACAAGACCGCCAAGGCCCGTCGCGTCGGTGAGCTGATCGCCGACCGCGCGAAGGTCGCAGGGGTCGAGTCGGTCGTCTTCGACCGCGCAGGGAACAAGTACCAGGGGCGCGTCGCCGCCCTGGCCGAGGGCGCCCGCGAGGGCGGCCTGGCCTTCTAG
- the map gene encoding type I methionyl aminopeptidase, with protein MGFFGSGLEIKKPDQVAVMRRAGLIVGEALELLRASVRAGMTTADLDEIAEEHIRSRGAAPNFKGYHGFPATICTSVNAEVVHGIPGPRVIEEGDLVSIDCGCVLEGWHGDAAITVAVGEVPESRRELMRVTEESMWRGIAAARLGGRVSDIGHGVESYVRSQPGGERYGIVEDYVGHGIGSAMHMPPNVPNFGSPGHGPKLVKGLVLAVEPMLTEGTIETTTLDDDWTVVTDDQGWAAHFEHTFTLTDAGAWVLTALDGGRAKLTELGVPYGGPADA; from the coding sequence ATGGGGTTCTTCGGCAGCGGGTTGGAGATCAAGAAGCCCGACCAGGTCGCCGTCATGCGACGGGCCGGACTGATCGTGGGGGAGGCGCTCGAGCTCCTGCGTGCCTCGGTGCGTGCAGGGATGACGACGGCCGACCTCGACGAGATCGCTGAGGAGCACATCCGCAGTCGCGGTGCCGCACCGAACTTCAAGGGCTACCACGGCTTCCCGGCGACGATCTGCACGTCGGTCAACGCCGAGGTCGTCCACGGAATCCCCGGTCCTCGCGTGATCGAGGAGGGCGACCTCGTCTCGATCGACTGCGGTTGCGTGCTCGAGGGCTGGCACGGCGACGCGGCGATCACCGTCGCCGTCGGCGAGGTGCCGGAGAGCCGCCGCGAGCTGATGCGGGTCACCGAGGAGTCGATGTGGCGCGGCATCGCAGCCGCGCGGCTCGGCGGACGGGTCAGCGACATCGGCCACGGAGTCGAGTCGTACGTGCGGAGTCAGCCCGGCGGCGAGCGCTACGGCATCGTCGAGGACTACGTCGGCCACGGCATCGGCTCGGCCATGCACATGCCTCCGAACGTGCCGAACTTCGGGAGTCCTGGCCACGGGCCGAAGCTCGTCAAGGGGCTGGTGCTCGCGGTCGAGCCGATGCTCACCGAGGGCACCATCGAGACGACCACCCTGGACGACGACTGGACCGTCGTCACGGACGACCAGGGGTGGGCCGCGCACTTCGAGCACACCTTCACGCTCACCGACGCCGGCGCCTGGGTGCTGACGGCGCTCGACGGCGGGCGAGCCAAGCTGACCGAGCTCGGCGTCCCGTACGGCGGCCCGGCCGACGCCTGA
- the rpsQ gene encoding 30S ribosomal protein S17, with protein MSNNTAAGERNRRKVREGLVVSDKMDKTVVVSVEDHVKHALYGKVMRRTSKLKAHDEANEAGIGDRVLIAETRPLSATKRWRLVEILEKAK; from the coding sequence ATGAGCAACAACACCGCAGCAGGCGAGCGCAACCGCCGCAAGGTGCGTGAGGGCCTCGTCGTCAGCGACAAGATGGACAAGACCGTCGTCGTGAGCGTCGAGGACCACGTCAAGCACGCTCTCTACGGCAAGGTCATGCGCCGTACGAGCAAGCTGAAGGCGCACGACGAGGCCAACGAGGCCGGCATCGGAGACCGCGTGCTCATCGCGGAGACCCGACCGCTGTCGGCGACCAAGCGTTGGCGTCTCGTCGAGATCCTCGAGAAGGCCAAGTAA
- the rpmC gene encoding 50S ribosomal protein L29, with amino-acid sequence MANATTAADLRSLSAEDLAAKLGEAKEELFNLRFQAATGQLENNARLRTVRKDIARIYTVVRERELGIIESEEA; translated from the coding sequence ATGGCGAACGCCACTACCGCTGCCGACCTCCGCTCCCTGAGCGCCGAGGATCTGGCCGCCAAGCTCGGTGAGGCCAAGGAAGAGCTGTTCAACCTTCGCTTCCAGGCCGCGACCGGCCAGCTCGAGAACAACGCTCGGCTGCGTACGGTGCGCAAGGACATCGCGCGCATCTACACCGTCGTCCGCGAGCGCGAGCTCGGCATCATCGAAAGTGAAGAGGCATGA
- the infA gene encoding translation initiation factor IF-1: MPKKEGVIELEGSVIEALPNAMFRVELTNGHKVLAHISGKMRQHYIRILPEDRVVVELSPYDLTRGRIVYRYK; encoded by the coding sequence ATGCCGAAGAAGGAAGGCGTCATCGAGCTCGAGGGCTCGGTCATCGAGGCCCTGCCGAACGCGATGTTCCGGGTCGAGCTGACCAACGGCCACAAGGTTCTTGCGCACATCAGCGGCAAGATGCGTCAGCACTACATCCGAATCCTCCCTGAGGATCGTGTGGTGGTGGAGCTGTCCCCGTACGACCTCACTCGAGGTCGGATCGTCTACCGGTACAAGTGA
- the rplP gene encoding 50S ribosomal protein L16 has protein sequence MLIPRRVKHRKQHHPKRRGAAKGGTSLAFGDFGIQAVEGHYVTNRQIESARIAMTRHIKRGGKVWINIYPDRPLTKKPAETRMGSGKGSPEWWIANVKPGRVMFELSGVPEPVAREALRRAIHKLPMKCKIVSREAGEL, from the coding sequence ATGCTGATCCCGCGCAGGGTCAAGCACCGCAAGCAGCACCACCCCAAGCGTCGTGGCGCCGCCAAGGGCGGCACGTCGCTGGCGTTCGGTGACTTCGGCATCCAGGCGGTCGAGGGTCACTACGTGACCAACCGGCAGATCGAGTCCGCTCGTATCGCCATGACCCGCCACATCAAGCGAGGCGGCAAGGTGTGGATCAACATCTACCCCGACCGCCCGCTGACCAAGAAGCCGGCCGAGACCCGCATGGGTTCCGGCAAGGGTTCCCCGGAGTGGTGGATCGCCAACGTCAAGCCCGGCCGCGTCATGTTCGAGCTCTCGGGCGTGCCGGAGCCGGTGGCGCGTGAAGCGCTGCGGCGTGCGATCCACAAGCTCCCGATGAAGTGCAAGATCGTGTCCCGCGAGGCAGGTGAACTCTGA
- the rpsE gene encoding 30S ribosomal protein S5 has protein sequence MSGAQRRSGGGDRRGRGRDSADKTAYIEKVVGINRVAKVVKGGRRFSFTALVVVGDGDGMVGVGYGKAKEVPTAIQKGVEEAKKSFFRVPRIQGTIPHPVQGEKAAGVVMLRPAAPGTGVIAGGPVRAVLEAAGIHDVLSKSLGSSNAINIVHATIQALRELESPQDVADRRGLPVEHVTPAALLKSSKEPTQAPAQAGA, from the coding sequence ATGAGCGGAGCCCAGCGCCGCAGTGGCGGCGGGGACCGTCGGGGTCGCGGTCGCGACTCGGCGGACAAGACCGCATACATCGAGAAGGTCGTCGGCATCAACCGCGTGGCCAAGGTCGTCAAGGGCGGACGTCGGTTCAGCTTCACGGCCCTGGTCGTCGTCGGTGACGGCGACGGCATGGTCGGTGTCGGTTACGGCAAGGCCAAGGAGGTGCCGACCGCCATCCAGAAGGGTGTCGAGGAGGCGAAGAAGTCCTTCTTCCGCGTGCCGCGCATCCAGGGGACCATCCCGCACCCCGTGCAGGGTGAGAAGGCCGCCGGCGTGGTCATGCTGCGTCCGGCCGCACCCGGTACCGGCGTCATCGCCGGTGGCCCGGTCCGCGCCGTGCTCGAGGCCGCAGGCATCCACGACGTCCTGAGCAAGTCGCTCGGGTCGTCCAACGCGATCAACATCGTGCACGCCACCATCCAGGCGCTGCGTGAGCTCGAGTCGCCCCAGGACGTGGCAGACCGCCGCGGCCTGCCGGTCGAGCACGTCACGCCGGCCGCGCTGCTCAAGTCGAGCAAGGAGCCGACCCAGGCTCCTGCCCAGGCAGGTGCATGA
- the rpsM gene encoding 30S ribosomal protein S13, which produces MARLIGVDLPRDKRVVIGLTYIYGIGRTRSVKLLEQTGISPDLRVHELSEDQLVALRDAIEGQFQVEGDLRREVAADIRRKIEIGSYQGRRHRAGLPVRGQRTKTNARTRKGPKRTVAGAKKKGK; this is translated from the coding sequence ATGGCACGCCTCATCGGTGTAGACCTGCCGCGCGACAAGCGCGTGGTGATCGGTCTCACCTACATCTACGGCATCGGCCGTACCCGCAGCGTGAAGCTGCTCGAGCAGACCGGCATCAGCCCCGACCTGCGCGTCCACGAGCTGAGCGAAGACCAGCTGGTCGCGCTCCGTGACGCGATCGAGGGTCAGTTCCAGGTCGAGGGCGACCTTCGTCGTGAGGTTGCCGCCGATATCCGTCGCAAGATCGAGATCGGCAGCTACCAGGGCCGCCGCCACCGCGCCGGGCTCCCCGTGCGCGGTCAGCGGACCAAGACGAACGCGCGTACCCGCAAGGGTCCGAAGCGCACCGTTGCCGGCGCAAAGAAGAAGGGTAAGTAA
- the rpmD gene encoding 50S ribosomal protein L30, giving the protein MAKLQVTQTRSGIGRKQNQRETLRTLGLKRIGDVVVKEDRPEIRGMIATVPHLVDVKTVD; this is encoded by the coding sequence ATGGCGAAGCTTCAGGTGACCCAGACGCGTTCGGGCATCGGACGCAAGCAGAACCAGCGCGAGACCCTGCGCACGCTCGGTCTCAAGCGCATCGGCGACGTCGTCGTCAAGGAGGACCGTCCCGAGATCCGCGGGATGATCGCGACGGTTCCTCACCTCGTCGACGTCAAGACTGTGGACTGA
- the rplX gene encoding 50S ribosomal protein L24, producing MTVQKSLNIKKGDHVRVLSGKDRGVEGKVIAVLPEADRVIVEGVNRIKRHQKALQPGTTSSIITKEAPIHVSNVALLVEVDGKKVTTRIAFRRDEVTKKRADGSTYSAHRSVRIATRTGEEI from the coding sequence ATGACTGTCCAGAAGAGCCTGAACATCAAGAAGGGCGACCACGTCCGCGTGCTGTCCGGCAAGGACCGCGGCGTCGAGGGCAAGGTCATCGCCGTGCTCCCCGAGGCCGACCGCGTGATCGTCGAGGGCGTGAACCGCATCAAGCGCCACCAGAAGGCGCTGCAGCCGGGCACGACCAGCTCGATCATCACCAAGGAGGCACCGATCCACGTCTCGAACGTGGCGCTCCTGGTGGAGGTCGACGGCAAGAAGGTCACCACCCGCATCGCCTTCCGTCGTGACGAGGTCACCAAGAAGCGCGCCGACGGCTCGACCTACAGCGCGCACCGCAGCGTGCGCATCGCTACGCGCACCGGAGAGGAGATCTGA
- the rplF gene encoding 50S ribosomal protein L6: MSRIGKQPVTVPSGVDVAIDGQVVTVKGPKGSLAHTVAAPIKATKSEDGTISVERPNDERQNRSLHGLTRTLINNMMVGVTQGYEKKLELVGVGYRVLAKGPAAIELNLGFSHPVPFEAPEGVTFTVESPTKLTVTGIDKQQVGEVAANIRKLRKPEPYKGKGVRYAGEHVRRKAGKAGK; this comes from the coding sequence ATGTCACGTATTGGCAAGCAGCCGGTGACGGTTCCTTCCGGAGTCGACGTCGCGATCGACGGCCAGGTCGTCACCGTGAAGGGCCCCAAGGGCTCCCTCGCGCACACCGTCGCCGCACCGATCAAGGCGACGAAGTCCGAGGACGGCACGATCTCGGTCGAGCGTCCGAACGACGAGCGCCAGAACCGTTCGCTCCACGGCCTCACCCGCACGCTGATCAACAACATGATGGTCGGTGTGACGCAGGGCTACGAGAAGAAGCTCGAGCTGGTCGGCGTGGGTTACCGCGTCCTGGCGAAGGGCCCTGCCGCGATCGAGCTCAACCTCGGCTTCAGCCACCCGGTGCCTTTCGAGGCCCCGGAGGGCGTGACCTTCACGGTCGAGTCGCCGACGAAGCTCACCGTGACCGGCATCGACAAGCAGCAGGTCGGTGAGGTCGCGGCCAACATCCGCAAGCTGCGCAAGCCTGAGCCCTACAAGGGCAAGGGCGTGCGTTACGCAGGCGAGCACGTTCGCCGCAAGGCCGGGAAGGCTGGAAAGTAA
- the rpsK gene encoding 30S ribosomal protein S11: MPPKGTGAKKVRRKEKKNVAAGQAHIKSTFNNTIVTITDPTGAVISWASAGTVGFKGSRKSTPYAAQMAAEAAGRRAMEHGMKKIDVFVKGPGSGRETAIRSLGAVGLEVGTIQDVTPSPHNGVRPPKRRRV, encoded by the coding sequence ATGCCTCCGAAGGGCACAGGCGCCAAGAAGGTGCGCCGCAAGGAGAAGAAGAACGTCGCCGCGGGCCAGGCCCACATCAAGAGCACGTTCAACAACACGATCGTCACGATCACCGACCCGACCGGTGCGGTGATCTCGTGGGCCTCTGCCGGCACCGTCGGCTTCAAGGGCTCGCGCAAGTCCACTCCGTACGCCGCGCAGATGGCCGCTGAGGCCGCCGGGCGTCGGGCGATGGAGCACGGGATGAAGAAGATCGACGTCTTCGTGAAGGGTCCGGGTTCGGGCCGCGAGACGGCGATCCGTTCGCTGGGTGCCGTCGGCCTCGAGGTCGGCACCATCCAGGACGTCACCCCCAGCCCCCACAACGGCGTGCGGCCGCCCAAGCGCCGCCGCGTCTGA
- the rplE gene encoding 50S ribosomal protein L5, with amino-acid sequence MTAETTEKVTPRVKTRYREEILPALHEEFSYENVMQVPGMTKIVVNMGVGEAARDSKLIEGAIRDLTAITGQKPQVTRARKSIAQFKLREGMPIGAHVTLRGDRMWEFLDRLLTIALPRIRDFRGLSPKQFDGRGNYTFGLTEQVMFHEIDQDKIDRTRGMDITIVTTATNDEEGRALLTKLGFPFKEN; translated from the coding sequence ATGACCGCCGAGACCACGGAGAAGGTCACGCCGCGCGTCAAGACGCGTTACCGCGAGGAGATCCTCCCGGCCCTGCACGAGGAGTTCTCGTACGAGAACGTCATGCAGGTCCCCGGTATGACCAAGATCGTCGTGAACATGGGCGTCGGTGAGGCTGCCCGCGACTCGAAGCTGATCGAGGGCGCGATCCGCGACCTGACCGCGATCACCGGTCAGAAGCCGCAGGTCACCCGTGCTCGCAAGTCCATCGCGCAGTTCAAGCTGCGTGAGGGCATGCCGATCGGTGCCCACGTCACGCTGCGTGGCGACCGCATGTGGGAGTTCCTCGACCGTCTGCTGACGATCGCCCTCCCGCGTATCCGCGACTTCCGCGGGCTCTCGCCGAAGCAGTTCGACGGGCGCGGCAACTACACGTTCGGTCTCACGGAGCAGGTCATGTTCCACGAGATCGATCAGGACAAGATCGACCGGACGCGTGGCATGGACATCACCATCGTCACCACGGCGACCAACGACGAAGAGGGGCGCGCGCTCCTCACCAAGCTCGGCTTCCCGTTCAAGGAGAACTGA
- the rpsC gene encoding 30S ribosomal protein S3 translates to MGQKINPHGFRLGISTDHKSRWYADKLYKSYVGEDIKIRSLLTKGMDRAGISRVEIERTRDRVRVDIHTARPGIVIGRRGAEADRIRGDLEKLTGKQIQLNILEVKNPEVDAQLVAQGVAEQLAGRVQFRRAMRKALQTTMRAGAKGVRIQCSGRLGGAEMSRSEFYREGRVPLHTLRADVDYGFYEAKTTFGRIGVKVWIYKGEVAGTRAEREAQAAARAAAPGGRQRPGRGGARRPARDGQRGERPARQQEQAAEAAPASSEAAAAPADAANGTES, encoded by the coding sequence GTGGGACAGAAGATCAACCCGCACGGCTTCCGTCTCGGTATCTCCACCGATCACAAGAGCCGCTGGTACGCCGACAAGCTCTACAAGAGCTACGTCGGCGAGGACATCAAGATCCGTAGCCTGCTCACCAAGGGCATGGATCGCGCCGGCATCAGCCGCGTCGAGATCGAGCGCACCCGTGACCGCGTCCGTGTGGACATCCACACGGCACGTCCGGGCATCGTCATCGGTCGCCGTGGCGCCGAGGCCGACCGCATCCGCGGCGACCTCGAGAAGCTGACCGGCAAGCAGATCCAGCTGAACATCCTCGAGGTCAAGAACCCCGAGGTCGACGCGCAGCTCGTCGCTCAGGGAGTCGCCGAGCAGCTCGCAGGTCGCGTGCAGTTCCGTCGCGCCATGCGCAAGGCTCTGCAGACCACGATGCGCGCCGGCGCCAAGGGTGTCCGCATCCAGTGCTCCGGCCGTCTCGGCGGCGCCGAGATGTCGCGCTCGGAGTTCTACCGCGAGGGCCGCGTGCCCCTGCACACGCTCCGCGCTGACGTCGACTACGGCTTCTACGAGGCCAAGACGACGTTCGGCCGCATCGGCGTGAAGGTCTGGATCTACAAGGGCGAGGTCGCCGGCACCCGTGCCGAGCGTGAGGCTCAGGCCGCCGCCCGCGCAGCCGCCCCCGGTGGGCGCCAGCGTCCGGGTCGTGGCGGCGCACGCCGTCCGGCGCGCGACGGCCAGCGCGGCGAGCGTCCCGCACGTCAGCAGGAGCAGGCCGCCGAGGCAGCTCCCGCCAGCAGTGAGGCTGCTGCCGCTCCGGCGGACGCAGCGAACGGAACGGAGAGCTGA
- the rplO gene encoding 50S ribosomal protein L15: MTLKLHHLRPAPGAKTAKTRVGRGEGSKGKTAGRGTKGTSARYQVPVGFEGGQVPIHMRLPKLGGFRSPFKVEYQVVNLTRLEELFPEGGAVDVATLVEKGAVRKDRPVKVLGNGEISVAVQVTADKFSASAKSKIEAAGGSVTEL; encoded by the coding sequence ATGACGCTCAAGCTGCATCACCTCCGCCCGGCCCCGGGTGCGAAGACTGCCAAGACCCGTGTGGGTCGCGGTGAGGGAAGCAAGGGCAAGACCGCGGGCCGCGGCACCAAGGGCACCAGTGCCCGCTACCAGGTGCCGGTCGGGTTCGAGGGCGGCCAGGTCCCGATCCACATGCGCCTTCCGAAGCTCGGCGGCTTCCGGAGCCCCTTCAAGGTCGAGTACCAGGTCGTCAACCTGACCCGCCTCGAGGAGCTCTTCCCCGAGGGCGGCGCGGTCGACGTGGCCACGCTCGTCGAGAAGGGCGCCGTCCGCAAGGACCGCCCGGTCAAGGTGCTCGGCAACGGCGAGATCTCGGTGGCGGTCCAGGTGACCGCCGACAAGTTCTCGGCATCGGCCAAGAGCAAGATCGAGGCGGCCGGCGGCTCGGTCACCGAGCTCTGA
- the rpsH gene encoding 30S ribosomal protein S8 — translation MTMTDPIADMLTRVRNGNQAFHDEVSMPYSKLKAGVAEILKQEGYITGFSVAEPAEGVVGKTLTVTLKYGQHRERAIAGIRRISKPGLRVYAKSTNLPKVLGGLGVAIISTSQGLLTDKQAKYKGVGGEVLAYVW, via the coding sequence ATGACGATGACTGATCCGATCGCGGACATGCTGACGCGTGTCCGCAACGGCAACCAGGCGTTCCACGACGAGGTGAGCATGCCTTACAGCAAGCTCAAGGCCGGCGTCGCGGAGATCCTTAAGCAAGAGGGCTACATCACGGGCTTCTCCGTGGCCGAGCCGGCTGAGGGCGTGGTGGGCAAGACGCTCACCGTCACCCTCAAGTACGGCCAGCACCGCGAGCGTGCGATCGCCGGCATCCGGCGCATCAGCAAGCCGGGGCTGCGGGTCTACGCGAAGTCGACCAACCTGCCGAAGGTTCTCGGTGGCCTGGGCGTGGCGATCATCTCCACGAGCCAGGGCCTCCTGACCGACAAGCAGGCCAAGTACAAGGGCGTCGGCGGCGAAGTCCTCGCCTACGTCTGGTGA
- the rpmJ gene encoding 50S ribosomal protein L36: MKVQPSVKPICDKCKVIRRHGRVMVICENPRHKQRQG, translated from the coding sequence ATGAAGGTTCAACCGAGCGTCAAGCCGATCTGCGACAAGTGCAAGGTCATCCGTCGCCATGGCCGAGTCATGGTGATCTGTGAGAACCCGCGCCACAAGCAGCGGCAGGGCTGA
- the secY gene encoding preprotein translocase subunit SecY — protein sequence MLSAFVNAFKTPDLRKKILFVLFILVLFRLGSVLPAPGVDVENVRFCLNAATTGENANSVFSLLNVFSGGALLQLTVFALGIMPYITASIILQLLTVVIPRLEALKKEGQSGQTKITQYTRYLTLGLAVLQGAGIVAMARSGALFGNQCARDLLVDTDSVSLFLLIVLVMVAGTAIIMWFGELITDRGVGNGMSLLIFTQIIATFPGTMWLIKEQKGWGTFAIVTGVGLAVVAAVIFIEQAQRRIPVQYARRMVGRKMFGGSSTYIPLKVNQAGVIPVIFASSLMYLPALAAQFNQGKGWSTWVTENFVQGDHPLYMLVFFLLIVFFTYFYVSITFNPKEVADNMKKYGGFIPGIRAGRPTEQYLGYVLSRITFPGSLYLGLVALIPLLAFMLIDANQNFPFGGTTLLIMVGVGLDTVKQIESQLQQRNYEGFLK from the coding sequence GTGCTCAGCGCCTTCGTCAACGCGTTCAAGACGCCTGATCTACGCAAGAAGATCTTGTTCGTCTTGTTCATTCTCGTGCTGTTCCGGTTGGGATCCGTTCTTCCCGCACCGGGTGTGGACGTCGAGAACGTCCGGTTCTGCCTGAACGCGGCCACCACGGGCGAGAACGCCAACAGCGTGTTCAGCCTGCTCAACGTCTTCTCGGGCGGGGCGCTGCTCCAGCTGACCGTCTTCGCGCTCGGCATCATGCCGTACATCACCGCGAGCATCATCCTGCAGCTGTTGACGGTGGTGATCCCGCGGCTGGAGGCCCTCAAGAAGGAGGGCCAGTCCGGCCAGACGAAGATCACCCAGTACACCCGTTACCTCACGCTCGGCCTCGCGGTGCTCCAGGGCGCCGGCATCGTGGCGATGGCACGCTCGGGTGCCCTCTTCGGCAACCAGTGCGCGCGCGACCTGCTGGTCGACACCGACTCCGTCTCGCTCTTCCTGCTGATCGTCCTCGTGATGGTCGCCGGCACGGCCATCATCATGTGGTTCGGCGAGCTCATCACCGACCGCGGCGTCGGCAACGGCATGTCGCTGCTGATCTTCACCCAGATCATCGCCACCTTCCCCGGCACGATGTGGCTGATCAAGGAGCAGAAGGGCTGGGGCACGTTCGCGATCGTCACCGGCGTCGGACTCGCGGTCGTCGCGGCCGTCATCTTCATCGAGCAGGCGCAGCGCCGCATCCCGGTGCAGTACGCCCGCCGCATGGTCGGCCGCAAGATGTTCGGCGGGTCCTCGACCTACATCCCGCTGAAGGTCAACCAGGCCGGCGTCATCCCGGTGATCTTCGCCTCGAGCCTGATGTACCTTCCGGCGCTGGCGGCGCAGTTCAACCAGGGCAAGGGCTGGTCGACCTGGGTCACCGAGAACTTCGTGCAGGGCGACCACCCGCTCTACATGCTCGTCTTCTTCCTGCTGATCGTGTTCTTCACGTACTTCTACGTGTCGATCACCTTCAACCCGAAGGAGGTCGCGGACAACATGAAGAAGTACGGCGGCTTCATCCCCGGGATCCGCGCCGGTCGCCCGACCGAGCAGTACCTCGGCTACGTGCTGTCGCGCATCACCTTCCCGGGATCCCTGTACCTCGGCCTCGTCGCCCTGATCCCGCTGCTCGCGTTCATGCTGATCGACGCCAACCAGAACTTCCCGTTCGGTGGCACGACGCTGCTCATCATGGTGGGCGTCGGCCTCGACACCGTGAAGCAGATCGAGAGCCAGCTGCAGCAGCGCAACTATGAAGGGTTCCTGAAGTGA
- a CDS encoding type Z 30S ribosomal protein S14, translated as MAKTSLKVKAARKPKYAVRAYTRCQRCGRPKSVYRKFGLCRICLRTMAHRGELPGVTKSSW; from the coding sequence ATGGCGAAGACCTCGCTCAAGGTGAAGGCCGCGCGCAAGCCGAAGTACGCCGTGCGCGCCTACACCCGCTGCCAGCGCTGTGGCCGTCCGAAGTCCGTGTACCGCAAGTTCGGCCTGTGCCGGATCTGCCTGCGGACGATGGCTCACCGCGGTGAGCTCCCGGGCGTCACGAAGAGCAGCTGGTAA
- the rplN gene encoding 50S ribosomal protein L14: protein MIQQESRLKVADNTGAKEILCIRVLGGSGRRYAGIGDTIVATVKDAIPGGNVKKGDVVKAVVVRTAKERRRPDGSYIRFDENAAVILKSDGEPRGTRIFGPVGRELRDKRFMRIISLAPEVL, encoded by the coding sequence ATGATCCAGCAGGAGTCGCGACTCAAGGTCGCCGACAACACCGGTGCCAAGGAAATCTTGTGCATCCGCGTGCTCGGCGGTTCCGGTCGTCGATACGCAGGGATCGGCGACACCATCGTCGCCACCGTCAAGGACGCGATCCCGGGCGGGAACGTCAAGAAGGGCGACGTCGTCAAGGCTGTCGTCGTCCGCACCGCGAAGGAGCGCCGTCGTCCCGACGGCTCCTACATCCGGTTCGACGAGAACGCCGCAGTCATCCTGAAGAGCGATGGCGAGCCCCGTGGCACCCGCATCTTCGGCCCCGTGGGCCGCGAGCTGCGCGACAAGCGCTTCATGCGCATCATCTCGCTCGCCCCGGAGGTGCTGTGA
- a CDS encoding adenylate kinase gives MTRLLFMGPPGAGKGTQATLLADKLGIPHISTGDIFRANVSQGTELGLKAQSYMDKGEYVPDEITNAMVRDRLGEPDARTGFLLDGYPRTVDQVDTLDGILDELGEKLDAVVEIVVDSEELISRLLKRAETSGRTDDTEEVIRHRQEVYEQTTPLLAVYAERGLLVQVDGIGDVDDVQARILAALPHAG, from the coding sequence GTGACGCGCCTCTTGTTCATGGGTCCCCCGGGTGCAGGCAAGGGCACCCAGGCGACTCTGCTCGCCGACAAGCTCGGGATCCCCCATATCTCCACGGGTGACATCTTCCGCGCGAACGTCAGCCAGGGAACCGAGCTCGGTCTCAAGGCGCAGAGCTACATGGACAAGGGCGAGTACGTCCCGGACGAGATCACCAACGCGATGGTGCGCGACCGGCTGGGCGAGCCCGACGCGCGCACCGGCTTCCTGCTGGACGGCTACCCCCGCACGGTGGACCAGGTCGACACCCTCGACGGCATCCTCGACGAGCTCGGCGAGAAGCTCGACGCCGTCGTCGAGATCGTCGTCGACAGCGAGGAGCTGATCTCCCGCCTGCTCAAGCGCGCGGAGACCTCCGGACGCACTGACGACACCGAAGAGGTCATCCGGCACCGTCAGGAGGTCTACGAGCAGACCACGCCGCTGCTGGCGGTCTACGCCGAGCGTGGACTGCTCGTCCAGGTCGACGGCATCGGCGATGTCGACGACGTGCAGGCTCGGATCCTCGCCGCGCTCCCGCATGCCGGCTAG